A genomic region of Nostoc sp. UHCC 0702 contains the following coding sequences:
- a CDS encoding glycosyltransferase family 4 protein: protein MKLKKMYINQNNPRTLVFSLLPLKKTGGGESYTFNCANSISTSGIDCDLVAPVEGNFIRIKDNSRFESLFEIKRFIGRQSSFSNFHEKYRDILSNIPNYKYIWIHQYLASSLVFDLLVLTHNKQIILFTNHGFEENYHDFWIRYIKLPNHFFLEVSQYSARRTKKYTSNVSYVYGGAWKSKLAKLSTTSLEKKKQFVCVGRLLPHKGFEVAIDALSKDDTLVIIGPDSEDDSYKKFLQMKAKGKNVHFTGEILLTDKDKIISESVALIANSSSVTYHQRTFEQSELLGLVVIESILNNTLPITSSQPALKEIMTVLKLNELVYTERDFKSLKSKMLFIHSLPDAKYQLLLDKAKEIIMEQFLWDNYWLSVKDIINHKNTLHEAEAYEKK from the coding sequence GTGAAATTAAAAAAAATGTATATAAATCAAAATAATCCTAGAACTTTAGTTTTTAGTTTATTACCACTTAAAAAAACTGGGGGAGGTGAAAGTTATACTTTCAATTGTGCTAATTCTATATCTACTTCAGGAATAGACTGTGATTTAGTAGCACCAGTAGAAGGAAACTTTATCAGAATTAAAGATAATAGCAGATTTGAAAGTTTATTTGAAATAAAACGTTTTATTGGAAGGCAATCTTCATTCTCTAACTTTCACGAAAAATATAGAGATATATTATCTAATATACCCAATTATAAATATATATGGATACATCAATATCTGGCTAGCTCATTAGTATTTGATTTACTTGTATTAACCCATAATAAACAAATTATTTTGTTTACTAATCATGGTTTTGAGGAAAATTATCATGATTTTTGGATTAGATACATTAAGTTACCAAACCATTTCTTTTTAGAAGTATCTCAATATTCTGCTCGCAGAACTAAAAAGTACACCAGCAATGTGAGCTATGTTTATGGAGGCGCATGGAAAAGTAAATTAGCAAAATTATCAACTACATCGTTAGAAAAAAAGAAACAATTTGTTTGTGTTGGTAGACTGTTACCTCATAAAGGATTTGAAGTAGCTATTGATGCATTATCTAAAGATGATACTTTAGTAATTATAGGGCCCGACTCAGAAGATGATTCCTATAAAAAATTCTTACAAATGAAAGCTAAGGGTAAAAATGTACATTTTACAGGTGAAATTTTATTAACTGATAAAGATAAAATTATTTCTGAATCGGTTGCTTTGATTGCTAACTCGTCATCTGTTACTTATCATCAGCGTACGTTTGAACAAAGTGAGCTTTTGGGGTTAGTAGTGATAGAGTCAATCTTAAATAATACATTACCAATTACTTCTAGTCAGCCTGCTTTAAAAGAAATTATGACTGTCTTAAAACTTAATGAATTAGTTTATACAGAAAGAGATTTTAAATCTCTGAAAAGTAAAATGCTGTTTATTCATTCTCTACCTGATGCTAAATATCAGCTACTTCTCGATAAGGCGAAAGAAATAATAATGGAGCAATTCTTGTGGGATAATTATTGGCTAAGCGTTAAAGATATCATAAATCATAAAAATACTTTGCATGAAGCAGAAGCATATGAAAAAAAGTAA
- a CDS encoding class I SAM-dependent methyltransferase, translating to MSISRIKLNEHLTTSEYFTNLIEMASSTPESNDLLNLIRTKNIFGWGTDRECLLQYALGRWGDQAGVIVEIGSFKGRSTICFAKGVKDGNREGVVAIDPHTGAPPWFPAIPSSFTLKEFENNLNIADVDHNVTTFVTDSFQAARIWSALPVRVLFLDGDHSFEGLLADYEQWIEKLVVGGVLLIDDVDDPIYLPGIIRFVETVITHEAFAEITIIDGILAAIKKDLGFLGHLNHLQECLKDELDYTALWNERSQREIALQKFYANKSDNTSELSTPLNNRTNDNIINFPIETNLLSTSERELIRNFYIYNRSLALTGLIIAQNTSESLAILTEATQFISGGHIQEIQLSEQNWISQIEQAAQSWQSLPIRFFYLDLPDYNALEQILNIWKIKLAKYSVILVHNIFEHQIPQIMKELKLAPFQGMDYAENIYWAVWMESREEQVLDLQRENYKLKTEITELQKKIS from the coding sequence ATGTCTATTTCCAGAATTAAATTAAATGAACATTTGACAACAAGTGAGTATTTTACAAATCTTATCGAGATGGCTTCTTCTACTCCAGAATCTAATGATTTACTCAATTTAATAAGAACGAAAAATATATTTGGTTGGGGTACTGATAGAGAATGTTTACTCCAATATGCCCTTGGCAGGTGGGGAGATCAAGCAGGAGTAATAGTAGAAATTGGTAGTTTTAAGGGACGTTCAACTATATGTTTTGCTAAAGGTGTAAAAGATGGAAACCGAGAAGGTGTTGTTGCAATTGATCCACACACTGGTGCTCCTCCTTGGTTTCCTGCAATTCCCTCTTCATTCACATTGAAGGAATTTGAAAATAACTTAAACATAGCTGATGTTGACCATAATGTAACTACTTTTGTCACCGATAGTTTTCAAGCAGCAAGAATTTGGTCTGCATTACCTGTAAGAGTACTTTTTTTGGACGGAGACCATTCTTTTGAAGGTCTTTTAGCTGATTATGAGCAATGGATTGAAAAATTAGTAGTAGGCGGTGTGTTGCTGATTGATGATGTTGATGATCCTATCTACCTTCCAGGTATCATTCGCTTCGTGGAAACAGTAATCACTCATGAAGCTTTTGCTGAAATTACAATTATTGATGGTATACTGGCGGCTATCAAAAAAGACCTTGGATTTTTAGGCCATTTGAATCATCTCCAAGAGTGTTTAAAAGATGAGTTAGACTATACGGCTTTATGGAATGAACGTTCGCAGCGTGAAATAGCCTTGCAAAAATTTTATGCTAATAAATCTGATAATACATCTGAACTAAGCACACCTTTAAACAATCGCACCAACGACAATATCATTAATTTTCCCATTGAAACAAACTTATTATCTACTTCAGAGCGTGAATTAATTCGTAACTTTTACATTTACAATCGTAGTCTTGCTCTTACAGGATTAATAATTGCACAAAACACTAGCGAAAGCCTAGCTATATTGACAGAGGCTACACAATTTATTTCTGGTGGACATATTCAAGAAATACAACTCTCGGAACAGAATTGGATAAGTCAAATCGAGCAGGCTGCTCAATCTTGGCAATCTCTACCAATTCGTTTTTTTTATTTAGACTTACCTGATTATAATGCTCTAGAGCAAATTCTAAATATATGGAAGATAAAATTAGCAAAATATTCAGTTATACTAGTCCATAATATTTTTGAACATCAAATACCCCAAATCATGAAGGAATTAAAACTAGCTCCTTTTCAAGGAATGGATTATGCAGAAAATATCTATTGGGCAGTTTGGATGGAGTCTCGTGAAGAGCAAGTGCTTGATCTTCAAAGGGAAAACTATAAATTAAAAACAGAAATAACGGAACTTCAAAAAAAAATTTCCTGA
- a CDS encoding ABC transporter ATP-binding protein, protein MEVIRLDKVSLWRRTQEEFSYDLKKTFLSILEGKYRKPAKKLVLDKIDLNVNSGEKIGIIGANGSGKSTVLKVICGILKPTSGLVRVHGKIAPLIELGAGFDPEISVMDNILLYGVLLGFSRTYMLERVNSILEFAELEDYAFMPVKALSSGMVARLGFAIATETQPDILVLDEVLSVGDESFKHKSQQRIEKFWNDDTTILVVSHDLEFIAKTCTQAVWLDKGQIKLIGNADKVVEYYLKTVNESNNF, encoded by the coding sequence ATGGAAGTAATTCGTCTAGATAAAGTATCTCTTTGGCGGCGTACACAGGAAGAATTTTCTTACGACCTCAAGAAAACTTTTTTGTCGATTTTAGAGGGTAAGTATCGTAAACCGGCAAAAAAGTTAGTATTAGATAAAATTGATTTAAATGTAAATTCAGGTGAAAAAATAGGAATTATTGGTGCAAATGGTTCTGGTAAGTCAACGGTACTCAAAGTCATTTGTGGTATTCTTAAACCAACTAGTGGCTTGGTGCGAGTTCATGGAAAAATTGCACCATTAATTGAACTAGGCGCAGGGTTTGATCCAGAAATTTCGGTTATGGACAATATTCTGCTCTATGGTGTTTTACTAGGGTTTTCCAGAACCTATATGTTAGAAAGAGTAAACTCAATTTTAGAGTTTGCAGAGTTGGAAGACTATGCATTCATGCCAGTCAAAGCTTTGTCTTCAGGTATGGTAGCACGTTTGGGATTTGCGATCGCAACAGAGACTCAACCAGATATCCTTGTGCTGGATGAAGTATTATCAGTAGGTGATGAGAGTTTTAAGCACAAAAGCCAGCAGAGAATAGAAAAGTTTTGGAATGATGATACAACAATTCTAGTTGTGTCTCATGATTTGGAGTTTATAGCAAAAACTTGTACTCAAGCAGTATGGTTAGATAAAGGTCAAATTAAATTAATTGGAAATGCAGATAAAGTTGTAGAATATTACCTGAAAACAGTCAATGAGTCCAATAATTTTTAA
- a CDS encoding ABC transporter permease, giving the protein MMLWFKDNLSRLQAQRYSELLHVLVSRNLKVRYRGSFLGVYWSLLNPLIMTGLYSAIFGTTFASYYGNSILNYVLAAFTALVVINFFSASTSQALSSVVANGPLLNKIQLPISIFPVSMVAANVFQFAVGVFPLLAVMTLFNSRNLVNVLALFFPSLALVLVSIGVGFLVSALYVFFRDLPYFYELVVFVLWITSPVFYPAAIVPTQVKPILRLNPLSPIIESLRQISLSGALPDLSLILSALLSGIIIFLLGWVCFKLWQDQFMDLL; this is encoded by the coding sequence ATCATGCTTTGGTTTAAAGATAATTTAAGTAGGTTGCAAGCGCAACGCTACTCGGAATTGCTACATGTCTTAGTATCGCGGAATCTTAAAGTACGCTATCGGGGTTCATTTTTAGGGGTTTATTGGTCGCTTTTAAACCCGTTGATTATGACAGGCTTGTACTCTGCAATTTTTGGGACGACGTTTGCGTCGTATTATGGCAACTCAATACTAAACTATGTTTTGGCAGCGTTTACGGCCTTGGTAGTAATCAATTTTTTCTCAGCTTCTACATCCCAAGCTTTGAGTAGCGTGGTCGCAAATGGGCCTTTGTTAAATAAAATTCAGCTACCTATAAGTATATTTCCAGTATCAATGGTTGCTGCAAATGTATTTCAGTTTGCTGTTGGAGTGTTTCCGTTGCTAGCAGTGATGACTTTATTCAACTCTAGGAATCTAGTGAATGTATTAGCACTATTTTTTCCATCTTTGGCGCTGGTATTAGTTTCCATTGGGGTTGGTTTTTTAGTAAGCGCTTTGTATGTGTTTTTTAGAGATTTACCTTACTTCTATGAATTAGTTGTATTTGTGTTGTGGATTACTAGTCCTGTATTTTATCCAGCAGCGATTGTTCCAACACAAGTTAAGCCTATTTTAAGATTGAATCCGTTATCGCCGATAATTGAAAGCCTGCGTCAGATTTCTTTATCAGGCGCTTTACCTGATTTGAGTTTAATTTTGAGCGCATTACTTAGTGGCATTATTATATTCTTATTAGGATGGGTTTGTTTTAAGTTGTGGCAAGATCAATTTATGGATTTGCTGTAA
- a CDS encoding EamA family transporter, which produces MTPQEFILLLMSVMASVAGQFFLKIGALKLGRVHAGNAVSHILSIITTSELVIGLTCYALGALAYILLLTRVNLSVAGPSVSLVYLFSVFLGYFIFKETIPLTRFLGLSFIVVGVILVVWQK; this is translated from the coding sequence ATGACACCACAAGAATTTATTTTACTACTAATGTCTGTTATGGCAAGTGTGGCTGGGCAGTTTTTCTTAAAAATAGGCGCACTAAAGTTAGGCAGAGTTCATGCAGGAAATGCTGTTAGTCATATTCTCAGCATCATTACAACATCTGAACTTGTAATAGGGCTGACTTGCTATGCTCTGGGGGCTTTAGCCTATATCCTCCTATTAACTAGAGTTAACTTGAGTGTTGCTGGCCCATCCGTATCACTAGTTTATCTTTTCTCAGTCTTTCTGGGTTACTTTATTTTCAAAGAAACTATTCCTTTAACACGTTTTCTAGGTTTGAGTTTTATCGTAGTTGGAGTCATTTTAGTGGTATGGCAAAAGTAA
- a CDS encoding glycosyltransferase family 2 protein, with product MKLSVIIPCFNEVETIEQVLHAVKASPIKNLEIIIVDDCSTDGTTEKLHSRLETKVDKIIYHKRNLGKGAALRTGFAAATGDIIIVQDADLEYDPQEYPLMIEPILDNKADVVFGSRFQGGRPHRVVYYWHRVGNSFLTMLSNMFTNINLTDMETCYKAFRREIIQNINIEENRFGFEPEITAKIAKTGCRIYEVGISYYGRTYNEGKKIGWKDGIRAIFCIFKYNLFTQSKSPKKFFTNIKNKKLC from the coding sequence ATGAAACTTTCTGTTATTATTCCTTGTTTCAACGAAGTGGAAACAATTGAACAAGTTTTACATGCGGTTAAGGCATCTCCTATTAAAAATTTAGAAATTATTATTGTTGATGATTGCTCAACAGATGGGACTACAGAAAAACTACACTCTAGATTAGAAACAAAAGTAGACAAAATTATTTATCACAAACGTAATCTTGGTAAAGGTGCGGCCCTACGCACTGGTTTTGCAGCAGCAACGGGTGATATTATAATTGTTCAAGATGCAGATCTAGAATATGATCCTCAAGAGTATCCCTTAATGATTGAGCCAATTCTTGATAATAAAGCTGATGTAGTTTTTGGTTCTCGTTTTCAAGGAGGTAGACCTCATAGGGTTGTCTACTATTGGCATAGAGTGGGTAATAGTTTTTTAACAATGTTGTCTAACATGTTTACTAATATTAATTTAACAGATATGGAAACATGTTATAAAGCTTTCCGACGAGAGATAATACAAAATATTAATATAGAAGAAAATCGATTTGGCTTTGAACCGGAAATAACAGCTAAAATTGCTAAAACTGGATGTCGCATTTATGAGGTTGGTATATCTTATTATGGACGTACATATAATGAAGGCAAAAAAATAGGCTGGAAAGATGGAATTAGAGCTATATTTTGTATTTTTAAATATAATTTATTTACTCAGTCTAAAAGTCCAAAAAAATTTTTTACTAATATCAAAAATAAAAAGCTATGTTAG
- a CDS encoding DUF2862 domain-containing protein, translated as MEIGQKVKVFRLRDRVSPPIVKKLGQVGVILGYKVTDGGGIGVVVQFDDNTSTWFFEDEIKPVQ; from the coding sequence ATGGAAATCGGACAAAAGGTTAAAGTGTTTCGTCTGCGCGATCGCGTATCTCCCCCCATCGTGAAAAAATTAGGACAAGTAGGCGTCATCCTGGGCTACAAAGTTACAGATGGTGGCGGTATCGGTGTAGTAGTGCAGTTTGATGACAATACTTCTACGTGGTTTTTTGAGGATGAAATCAAACCCGTGCAGTAA
- a CDS encoding ArsA family ATPase encodes MSLILTFLGKGSINRTKIAIAAAKLLASQGKRVLLAGLAEPALPILLNQTLAPDPQEIAPNLEVVQFQASVLLERSWEEVKKLEAQYLRTPIFKEVYGQELVVLPGMDSALALNAIREYDASGKYDAIVYDGTGDAASLRMLGLPESLSWYVRRFKQLFANSDLGKAISESPLVQPVISSLFNVNWTADNFALPTNQVNNFLDKGKAALADPKRIAAFLVSTADPVEVASSRYYWGSAQEIGLTVGGAIIVSSETEVNLSEEFAPLKVSVVPDSATGDWQPLIDALPDFVEQALQAPKPIEIDTHNRQVRLFLPGFDKKRVKLTQYGPEVTVEAGDQRRNIPLPPALSGKRVAGAKFQNNYLIISF; translated from the coding sequence ATGTCCCTGATATTGACATTTTTGGGCAAAGGCAGCATCAATCGTACCAAAATAGCGATCGCCGCCGCCAAGCTACTAGCAAGCCAAGGCAAGCGTGTACTTCTAGCAGGACTGGCAGAACCAGCGTTACCCATCTTGCTAAATCAAACTCTTGCTCCTGACCCCCAGGAAATTGCTCCTAATCTAGAAGTTGTGCAGTTCCAAGCATCTGTCCTCTTAGAACGCAGCTGGGAGGAAGTCAAAAAACTTGAGGCACAATATCTCCGTACCCCCATTTTTAAAGAGGTTTACGGACAAGAACTAGTAGTGTTACCGGGGATGGACAGCGCCCTTGCCCTCAATGCTATCCGTGAATATGATGCCAGTGGGAAATATGACGCGATCGTCTATGATGGTACCGGTGATGCCGCCAGCCTACGGATGTTAGGGCTACCAGAGTCTCTGAGTTGGTATGTACGGCGATTTAAGCAATTGTTTGCTAACTCCGATTTGGGCAAGGCTATTAGTGAATCGCCGTTGGTTCAACCAGTGATTAGCAGCTTATTCAATGTCAACTGGACAGCGGATAACTTCGCCCTGCCTACCAACCAAGTCAACAATTTCTTAGACAAGGGTAAAGCTGCTCTTGCTGACCCCAAACGCATCGCTGCCTTCTTGGTAAGTACAGCAGACCCAGTTGAAGTAGCAAGTAGTCGTTATTATTGGGGCAGTGCCCAGGAAATCGGTCTAACTGTTGGTGGTGCAATTATTGTGTCTTCTGAAACAGAGGTTAACCTCTCAGAGGAATTTGCACCCCTAAAAGTTAGTGTTGTTCCCGACTCTGCAACAGGCGACTGGCAACCGCTGATAGACGCTTTACCCGACTTTGTAGAACAAGCACTACAAGCTCCCAAACCTATCGAAATCGACACCCACAACCGTCAGGTGCGCCTATTCTTACCCGGTTTTGACAAAAAGCGAGTCAAACTCACCCAGTACGGGCCAGAAGTCACCGTGGAAGCAGGAGACCAGCGACGGAATATCCCCCTACCCCCAGCACTAAGTGGCAAACGGGTTGCTGGAGCGAAGTTTCAAAATAATTATTTGATAATTTCGTTTTAA
- the chlG gene encoding chlorophyll synthase ChlG, which produces MSESTPITPNSNPGEAPDSVVNNSNEEITTVGDRSAKTRQLLGMKGAAPGETSIWKIRLQLMKPITWIPLIWGVVCGAASSGNYTWTLENVLKAAACMLLSGPLLAGYTQTLNDFYDREIDAINEPYRPIPSGAISVPQVTTQIIVLFLSGIALAFVLDIWAGHEFPNVTVLALFGSFIAYIYSAPPLKLKQNGWLGNYALGASYIALPWWAGHALFGELNWKIIVLTLIYSLAGLGIAIVNDFKSVEGDRQLGLQSLPVMFGITTAAWICVLMIDLFQGFIAAYLVTIHENLYAAILVLLIIPQITFQDMYFLRDPLKNDVKYQASAQPFLVLGMLVAGLALGHAGI; this is translated from the coding sequence ATGTCCGAATCAACTCCCATTACCCCAAATTCCAACCCAGGCGAGGCACCAGACTCAGTAGTCAATAATTCTAACGAAGAAATCACAACAGTTGGCGATCGCAGTGCCAAAACTAGGCAACTGTTAGGTATGAAAGGTGCAGCACCAGGGGAAACTTCAATTTGGAAAATCCGGCTGCAACTGATGAAGCCCATCACCTGGATTCCCCTGATTTGGGGAGTAGTCTGTGGTGCAGCTTCTTCTGGCAACTATACCTGGACGCTAGAAAATGTTTTGAAGGCAGCAGCTTGTATGTTGCTGTCTGGGCCTTTACTAGCAGGTTACACCCAAACCCTAAACGATTTCTACGATCGCGAAATCGATGCCATCAATGAACCCTACCGCCCCATCCCCTCCGGCGCTATTTCTGTACCCCAGGTAACTACGCAGATAATAGTATTATTTTTATCTGGAATTGCTTTAGCGTTTGTTCTGGATATCTGGGCAGGTCATGAATTTCCCAATGTCACAGTCCTGGCTTTATTTGGTTCTTTCATTGCTTATATCTACTCTGCACCACCCCTGAAACTGAAGCAAAACGGTTGGCTAGGAAATTATGCTTTAGGTGCCAGTTATATTGCCTTACCTTGGTGGGCAGGTCATGCTTTGTTTGGCGAACTCAATTGGAAGATTATTGTTCTTACCCTCATTTACAGTTTGGCAGGATTAGGCATTGCCATTGTTAATGACTTCAAGAGTGTAGAAGGCGATCGCCAGCTTGGGTTACAATCGCTACCTGTGATGTTTGGCATCACCACAGCCGCATGGATTTGTGTGCTGATGATTGATTTATTTCAAGGATTTATTGCCGCTTATCTCGTCACTATCCACGAAAATTTATACGCCGCAATTTTGGTACTGTTAATCATCCCGCAAATCACGTTTCAGGATATGTATTTTCTGCGTGACCCCTTGAAAAATGATGTTAAATACCAAGCCAGTGCCCAGCCTTTTCTCGTCTTAGGAATGCTTGTTGCTGGTTTAGCACTAGGTCATGCTGGAATTTAA
- a CDS encoding inositol monophosphatase family protein, translated as MNDFWITVLDFAQTTTTRVGKQLMQDFGQVQALQKADGSLVTQADKWADQEIRDAIASTFSGYGILSEENDQVFPGTEWCWVIDPLDGTTNFTRGIPIWTISLALLYQGTPIFGYVYAPPLDQAFHGFWEGSSGLTTPSGAFLNHHPIHTSVDAPSSNHFFNLCSRSTAVIKKGFPCKIRMLGVASYNFLTVGTGATLGGIEATPKVWDLAGAWVIVQAAGGVWTSLKSEPFPLLPRQDYSDRSFPTLVVSRPELVPVFEPFLKELKI; from the coding sequence ATGAATGATTTTTGGATAACAGTTCTCGATTTTGCCCAAACAACCACTACCAGAGTGGGAAAGCAACTCATGCAAGACTTTGGGCAGGTGCAGGCTTTGCAAAAAGCCGATGGGAGTTTGGTGACTCAGGCGGATAAATGGGCCGATCAGGAAATTCGGGATGCGATCGCTTCTACTTTCTCAGGCTACGGCATTTTGAGCGAAGAAAACGATCAAGTCTTTCCGGGTACAGAATGGTGCTGGGTAATTGACCCTCTGGACGGCACAACCAACTTTACACGGGGTATTCCCATTTGGACGATTTCTCTAGCTTTACTGTATCAAGGCACACCGATTTTTGGTTACGTTTACGCACCGCCACTAGATCAAGCTTTTCATGGTTTCTGGGAAGGTTCATCTGGTTTGACAACGCCATCTGGTGCATTTCTCAATCATCACCCCATCCACACCAGTGTTGATGCTCCCAGCAGCAATCATTTTTTTAACCTCTGTTCCCGTAGCACCGCTGTCATCAAAAAAGGATTTCCCTGCAAAATTCGCATGTTGGGTGTAGCTAGTTATAACTTCCTGACGGTTGGTACTGGAGCAACATTAGGTGGTATTGAAGCCACACCAAAAGTTTGGGACTTGGCTGGGGCTTGGGTAATTGTTCAAGCTGCTGGTGGGGTTTGGACATCACTGAAATCAGAGCCGTTTCCTTTGTTACCAAGGCAAGATTATAGCGATCGCTCCTTTCCCACCCTTGTGGTCAGTCGTCCAGAATTGGTTCCAGTATTTGAACCATTTCTTAAAGAATTGAAAATTTAA
- a CDS encoding BCD family MFS transporter, translating to MASGEIFDGEAKYQAVPKVNLLTVFRLGLFQMGLSMMSILTLGVLNRVMIQEIAIPATLVAVVLALPAFVSPSRVWFGQISDAKPLWGYHRTAYVWVGAAIFAIAAFLAVQVMWQLNNAVTSAGGWAWTTQTIGWTALLSLVFAVYGLALCASGTAFAALLVDVSEEDNRSKVVGIVWSMLMLGIIVGGVLSGSLLKELTPEANIATLQASVNRLFMIVPTIVFGFAIAATIGVEKKYSLYTSRSTLVNREDSITLGKAWEILTASRQTGLFFTFLMVMTLCLFMQDPVLEPYAGQVFKMPLAESTKLNIFYGTGLLIAYAGTGFLVVPRLGKRRTARLGCMLVAFCAVLLGLSGFTANPAFLKFSLVLFGLATGFLTTAAVSLMLDLTAAEAAGTFIGAWGLAQAMSRGVAVVVGGAVLDLGRRLLPNLVLAYGLVFALEAVGMVLSIWFLNRVNVTEFQTNTKQAIASVLESDLD from the coding sequence ATGGCAAGCGGTGAAATATTTGATGGCGAAGCAAAATACCAAGCGGTGCCAAAAGTCAACTTGCTGACCGTGTTCCGACTGGGCTTATTTCAAATGGGATTGAGTATGATGTCCATCTTGACTCTGGGCGTACTTAACAGAGTCATGATTCAAGAAATCGCAATTCCGGCGACGCTGGTAGCAGTGGTGTTAGCACTACCCGCATTTGTTTCTCCTTCCCGCGTCTGGTTCGGTCAAATATCCGATGCCAAGCCGTTGTGGGGATATCACCGCACAGCTTATGTTTGGGTGGGGGCGGCAATATTTGCGATCGCTGCATTTTTAGCTGTACAAGTAATGTGGCAGCTGAATAATGCTGTCACTAGTGCGGGTGGCTGGGCATGGACAACCCAAACAATCGGCTGGACAGCACTTTTATCTTTGGTTTTTGCTGTCTACGGTTTAGCACTTTGTGCTAGTGGTACAGCCTTTGCAGCTTTGTTGGTGGATGTATCCGAAGAAGACAACCGTTCCAAAGTGGTTGGTATCGTTTGGTCGATGCTGATGTTGGGAATTATTGTCGGGGGGGTTCTCAGTGGCAGTTTGCTGAAGGAATTAACACCAGAGGCGAATATAGCCACCTTGCAGGCATCAGTTAACAGACTATTTATGATTGTGCCAACAATTGTATTTGGTTTTGCGATCGCAGCAACAATCGGCGTTGAGAAAAAATACTCGCTTTACACCAGCCGTTCCACATTGGTAAACCGAGAAGACAGCATTACTCTAGGTAAAGCTTGGGAAATATTGACAGCTAGCCGACAAACAGGTTTATTCTTCACCTTTTTAATGGTGATGACACTTTGTTTGTTTATGCAAGACCCCGTTTTGGAACCCTATGCAGGCCAGGTGTTTAAAATGCCTTTGGCTGAAAGTACCAAGTTGAACATTTTCTACGGTACTGGTTTGTTGATTGCTTACGCTGGTACAGGGTTTTTGGTGGTGCCGCGTCTGGGTAAGCGCAGAACTGCACGCTTGGGTTGTATGTTGGTGGCATTCTGTGCAGTATTGCTAGGTTTATCGGGATTCACTGCTAATCCAGCTTTTTTGAAGTTCAGTTTGGTCTTGTTTGGTTTAGCTACTGGTTTCTTAACTACAGCAGCAGTTAGCTTGATGTTGGATTTGACAGCAGCGGAAGCCGCAGGTACATTCATTGGCGCGTGGGGACTAGCACAGGCTATGTCTAGGGGAGTCGCAGTAGTCGTAGGGGGTGCAGTCTTGGATCTTGGCCGCAGGTTGCTACCCAACTTGGTGCTAGCCTATGGACTAGTATTTGCCCTAGAAGCTGTAGGAATGGTGCTGTCGATTTGGTTCTTGAATCGAGTCAATGTCACCGAATTTCAAACAAATACTAAACAAGCGATCGCTTCTGTTTTAGAAAGTGATTTAGATTAA
- a CDS encoding XisI protein, with protein sequence MVKLEKYRENIKQLIISYSKYEKSDSAVEAQTIFDTEHDHYQLVYVGWKNNRRVYGCVLHLDIKNGKIWIQHNGTEANVADELVALGVAKQDIVLGFHAPYKRQFTDFAIG encoded by the coding sequence ATGGTTAAATTAGAAAAATATAGAGAAAATATTAAGCAGTTAATAATTTCTTATAGTAAGTATGAAAAATCTGATAGTGCAGTGGAAGCACAGACTATTTTTGATACTGAACACGACCATTATCAGTTAGTATATGTGGGTTGGAAGAATAATCGGCGTGTATATGGTTGTGTACTACATTTAGATATTAAAAATGGAAAAATTTGGATTCAGCATAATGGAACAGAAGCTAATGTTGCTGATGAATTAGTAGCTTTAGGCGTTGCTAAACAAGATATAGTGTTAGGGTTTCATGCTCCTTATAAAAGACAGTTTACAGATTTTGCTATTGGGTAA
- a CDS encoding XisH family protein → MSAKDKFHDIVKLALQQDGWTITDDPLRIEWGLVQLYIDLGAEKIIAAEKEGHKIAIEVKSFLGQSAISEFHTALGQFINYRFALSQEQPERILYLAVPSDTYETFFQLPFTQIIIQQNQLRLLIYDIENEVIIKWLN, encoded by the coding sequence ATGTCAGCAAAAGATAAATTTCACGATATTGTAAAATTAGCCTTGCAACAAGATGGCTGGACTATTACAGATGACCCTTTACGTATAGAGTGGGGTTTGGTTCAATTATATATTGATTTAGGAGCAGAAAAAATTATTGCAGCTGAAAAAGAAGGACATAAAATAGCTATAGAGGTTAAGAGTTTTCTTGGACAATCAGCTATTTCAGAATTTCATACTGCACTAGGACAGTTTATTAACTATCGGTTTGCACTTTCCCAAGAACAACCAGAACGCATATTATATTTAGCGGTTCCCTCAGATACTTACGAAACTTTTTTTCAATTGCCCTTTACTCAGATCATAATTCAACAAAATCAATTACGTCTGCTAATTTATGACATCGAAAATGAGGTGATTATCAAATGGTTAAATTAG